The Acropora muricata isolate sample 2 chromosome 5, ASM3666990v1, whole genome shotgun sequence genome includes a window with the following:
- the LOC136917236 gene encoding inactive pancreatic lipase-related protein 1-like, whose product MKLPQSPEKIGTSFRLYTRNNSIAEEADELDDSSVSKLKESHFDIRRPRTIIVCHGWTETGDGYDNWMIDLKDALLKKGDFNVILVDWSVGANQDYGQSAGNTRLNGAIVANFINFLIYHSGNSGQSAADKFYFIGFSFGAQTGGFAGRRLQEKYGMKLGRITGLDPAGPYFTATDKKVHLDKTDAKYVDIVHTNTGYIGTSDVIGHTDFFPNGGAVQTGCAPDPKDSPVFIVGCNHLRATKYFVKAVTEECPNPWTEHPCGSYLSYTLGFCNGCGDGGCPLMGYRAEETKLKGKFYLNTGTWDTLCPEASR is encoded by the exons ATGAAACTTCCCCAAAGTCCAGAGAAAATAGGTACATCATTTCGCCTGTACACCAGAAATAACAGTATCGCCGAGGAAGCCGACGAACTCGATGACTCAAGTGTATCAAAACTCAAGGAATCGCATTTTGACATAAGGAGACCAAGGACAATCATAGTATGCCATGGATGGACAG AAACGGGAGATGGTTATGATAATTGGATGATCGACCTCAAAGATGCTCTGCTGAAGAAAGGCGACTTCAATGTAATATTGGTCGACTGGAGTGTAGGAGCCAATCAAGATTACGGTCAATCCGCTGGAAACACTCGGCTTAATGGTGCTATAGTTGCCAATTTCATCAACTTTCTAATTTACCACAGTGGTAATTCcggccaatcagctgctgacaaaTTCTACTTCATTGGATTCAGTTTTGGTGCTCAGACCGGTGGATTTGCAGGACGTCGTCTGCAAGAGAAGTACGGAATGAAACTTGGTCGTATCACTG GTTTGGATCCAGCTGGTCCATATTTCACAGCAACGGATAAAAAAGTTCATCTGGATAAAACTGATGCCAAATATGTCGACATCGTCCACACGAACACGGGTTATATCGGAACTTCTGATGTCATTGGCCATACTGATTTCTTCCCCAATGGTGGTGCTGTCCAGACGGGCTGCGCTCCTGACCCTAAAGATA GTCCAGTGTTCATTGTTGGCTGTAACCACTTGAGGGCAACAAAATACTTTGTTAAGGCCGTGACTGAGGAATGTCCAAACCCGTGGACAGAACATCCTTGTGGTAGTTATCTATCATATACGCTTGGCTTTTGCAACGGCTGCGGTGATGGCGGATGTCCCCTCATGGGCTACAGAGCTGAGGAAACCAAGTTGAAGGGAAAATTTTATCTCAACACAGGCACCTGGGACACGTTATGCC CTGAAGCATCAAGATAG